From the genome of Thiovibrio frasassiensis:
TCAAACAGTGCAAATCCCTTTTCGGCAGCCTCTCCGGTGCTAGGCTGCGTGCCAATGGGATTTTAATGGCCATAAGAACAAAAGACCTGGCTGAGCTTGCTTGGCAGGCAGATTTCTATATAAGCCTGCCCAAAGCCATCCCCACAAAAAACAACACCACCCCCACTCCGTTCTGCAGCAGGATATTGCCTATGGCGTACATCTGCTCGCCGTCCGCCAGTAGGTTGCCGGTCTCGGCCATATAGGTGGAAAAGGTGGTGAAAGCGCCCAGGAAGCCGGTGAGCAGCACGATCCGCAGCTCGCCGGTGCCGGGGAACCGCTCGCTGGTCAGGGTCCAGACCAGGCCGAAGAGCAGGCAGCCCAGAGCGTTTACCGAAACCGTGCCCCAGGGGAAACCTGTGCCCGCCACCCGCTGCACCAGGCCGGAAAGCCCGTAGCGGGCCAGGGTGCCGCAGGCTCCGGCCACGGCGAGAAAAAACAATTTTTGCCACATCAGCCCTGCTC
Proteins encoded in this window:
- a CDS encoding fluoride efflux transporter FluC, with product MWQKLFFLAVAGACGTLARYGLSGLVQRVAGTGFPWGTVSVNALGCLLFGLVWTLTSERFPGTGELRIVLLTGFLGAFTTFSTYMAETGNLLADGEQMYAIGNILLQNGVGVVLFFVGMALGRLI